In one window of Gadus chalcogrammus isolate NIFS_2021 chromosome 12, NIFS_Gcha_1.0, whole genome shotgun sequence DNA:
- the si:ch73-389b16.1 gene encoding coiled-coil domain-containing protein 18, whose protein sequence is MSSKGRLGDLTDREQDQLKMRRDSDTKAAELVKMEKMLQQTKGMFEKKAESSSETKNYEENMEDLEERVRSSRRFRRNSLHHTQMLESEMKTVKVELVGTLDHLQELRNVLRRSQQKAEERKVAMEKLAAGLR, encoded by the exons ATGAGCAGCAAGGGCCGTCTGGGGGACCTGACGGATCGGGAGCAGGACCAGCTGAAGATGCGGCGGGACAGCGACACCAAGGCGGCCGAGCTGGTGAAGATGGAGAAGATGCTGCAGCAGACCAAGGGCATGTTTGAGAAGAAGGCGGAAAGCAGCTCGGAGACCAAGAACTACGAGGAGAACATGG AGGACCTGGAAGAGCGCGTGCGGTCCAGCCGGCGCTTCCGGCGTAACTCACTGCACCACACGCAGATGCTGGAGAGCGAGATGAAGACGGtgaaggtggagctggtgggCACGCTGGACCACCTGCAGGAGCTGCGCAACGTGCTGCGCCGCTCCCAGCAGAAGGCCGAGGAGCGCAAGGTGGCCATGGAGAAGCTGGCCGCGGGGCTCAGGTGA